In the genome of Methanococcoides burtonii DSM 6242, the window TTTTCTGGGCGGTAGGAATTACTGTATTCATAATAGGTATGTATAACATCTACAAAAAGTGAAATGCTTCAATTGATGATAGCTTTCGAAAAACTGATATATCCCGGTGGCAATAGCCAGCGAAGCATAAAAACAAAAGAACATGGCGATCAACGATGAAACCTGAAATAAAAGCTGAACTCCTTGCTATTGGAAGCCTTGACATAGAACAATCCCTTCTGGGTAAGATAACAGTACCGACTGCCGGTCCCGGAGCAGGGAAGACCGCTTTTTTCTTCCGTTCAGGCAACCAGAGGGTCAGGCTGGCTTTGAACAAGGAGTCTCCACTCAAAGCGACTGAAGAAGGAAATGATATAGTCATATTGAAAGATGGAAAGGAGCTTGCAAGAGGCCAGATAGAAGATGAGCTTATTCACTGCCCTGACCAGGCATATATCAATATGACAGAGAAGTGCATCTACGATTGTAAGTTCTGTCCGGTCCCTAAGCTTAACGGCAAAGTGAAGACAATAGAAGAGATTACAGAGCTTATCGGGAAAGCAAATGCCAGCGGTAAAATGAAAGCTATTTCGATAACATCCGGCGTGGATGAATCCACGGAAAAGGAACTTGACAGAGCACTGGAAGTCATTGATGCCGTGAAGCATTACAATGTGCCCATAGGTGTTGCCATTTATGCGACCCCGGATTCTAACAAAAGATTGAAAGCTGCCGGCGTGGACGAAATAAAATATAATGTCGAAACAATGGACAGACCGATCTACAGGGAGGTCTGCGGAGACCAGGACCTTGAACCGATACTGGATGCACTAAGAGAAGCTGTTGAAATGTTCGGCAAGAACAAGGTCTGTGCGAATTTCATAATTGGTCTTGGGGAAACCGATGAAAGTGTCGAAAGAGGAATACGTGAACTGACCGCAATTGGAGTTGTGCCCATATTGAGACCTGCGAGCAAACATCCATTGCGTGAGGGAGAAGTGTTCATAGAAAGACCTTCAAAGGAAAGGTTGCTCAAGCTTACAAAGCTGCTTCGTGAGGTACTGGACGAATACGGACTCCGTGCTGACACTTTCAAAACAATGTGCCTGCCATGTACAGGCTGTGACCTGAATCCACACAGTGATTTCGTAGAAGAATAACTTAAAGAATGTCATGACAACTGAGCAAAACGATGCCACATTCGAAGCATCCATAGAAATGACCGAGAAGGACCTTGAATTTGCAAACCCTCCAATTTCAATGGAGAGCATCGTTAGCACATTCAAGAAGTATGACCTTCGATACATCGTCATTTTTGCAAATAACATGTTCTATGTTGCGCAACAGGACCTGCAGCCATATCATCCCATGTATGCAGATGACTCATATCCTGAAGACATCGAGCAAATATTCAACCTTATGACCGTTGAGAGAATACGGAAAATAGAATATATCAACGGAGTGCTCAAAAGAAGTCCCATAGAAGAACATCCTGATGGTTGAAGACCAGTAGTTCCGATTAGGTGTAGTTCCGAATGAACGTATCCACCTTTCTTCCTTTTGTCCAAATTTATTTTTAAAAATAATGCACATACCACTCACATGTACCTGATCCATTCAAAATTATGCATAAACATTGCCCTTATTTTTCACATGTGCATTTAATTTTATATAGCTTACGCTAACCAATTTTCTCAATTTTACCTGTTCTATTCTGGTTATATTTTCATTAATCGTTTACGTAGCACTCGTTTTTGCTCTCTATTATATGTCTTAAAACAATCCAAAAATAATTGAACTGAAACTCTACTCAATGATTTAAATCCATATCTCAAAATTTTGATTATTTCTTCATTAATTGATGATTTTAGTTCGTATGCTGTAATTTTTAGAACAGATTTTAGCATATTCAAAATGTTGTACATTATACATTGAATCACAAAGAACAGTGCTCTTGCTACAGGCGATACTGTACATGTACGTATTTTGAAGTCGTTTTT includes:
- a CDS encoding radical SAM protein; the encoded protein is MKPEIKAELLAIGSLDIEQSLLGKITVPTAGPGAGKTAFFFRSGNQRVRLALNKESPLKATEEGNDIVILKDGKELARGQIEDELIHCPDQAYINMTEKCIYDCKFCPVPKLNGKVKTIEEITELIGKANASGKMKAISITSGVDESTEKELDRALEVIDAVKHYNVPIGVAIYATPDSNKRLKAAGVDEIKYNVETMDRPIYREVCGDQDLEPILDALREAVEMFGKNKVCANFIIGLGETDESVERGIRELTAIGVVPILRPASKHPLREGEVFIERPSKERLLKLTKLLREVLDEYGLRADTFKTMCLPCTGCDLNPHSDFVEE